One region of Streptomyces rishiriensis genomic DNA includes:
- a CDS encoding ROK family transcriptional regulator produces the protein MRQAGTNLPKVGRYNRAVVLDQIQLADGISRVEIAQHTGLTPQTVSGIVRRLLDEGIVREDGASRVSSGGKPRTTLRINAEAGNAVGLHFDPVELSCTVVDLLGRPLVVKKRPTDPATDPAQVVKDMAELVADVLAETGVARGKVLGLGLATPGPIDLEAGAIVGAPQLARWTRVPVQHMLSEATGLPVTLDNDATAAAVGERWSGKGKGVADFAYFFFGTGIGGGLILNHQVYRGGSLNAGEFGHSSVLPEGPECYCGNRGCLERLVNPTAIVAEVHRRLAAEPHPDSALARVFAEDPEAVDHAAIGVAAAAGDPVAAAVIDETAEHVASVAVDIANFLDVDLIVLGGHGIQHVESRYVEVVAAALAARPLSRHVRVVEVEASWLGTDAAVVGSAALVLHATYSPRLSALLGTEAASGGM, from the coding sequence GTGCGGCAGGCAGGAACGAACCTTCCCAAGGTCGGGCGATACAACCGGGCCGTCGTCCTGGACCAGATCCAGCTCGCCGACGGCATCAGCCGGGTCGAGATCGCCCAGCACACGGGCCTCACCCCGCAGACGGTCTCCGGCATCGTGCGGCGGCTGCTCGACGAGGGCATCGTGCGCGAGGACGGCGCGAGCAGGGTGTCCAGCGGCGGGAAGCCCCGCACCACCCTGCGGATCAACGCCGAGGCGGGCAACGCCGTCGGCCTCCACTTCGATCCCGTGGAGCTCAGCTGCACCGTGGTCGACCTGCTCGGCCGGCCGTTGGTCGTCAAGAAGCGCCCCACGGACCCCGCCACCGACCCGGCCCAGGTCGTCAAGGACATGGCGGAACTGGTCGCCGACGTGCTGGCCGAGACGGGGGTCGCCCGCGGCAAGGTCCTCGGACTGGGGCTCGCCACCCCCGGTCCGATCGACCTCGAGGCGGGCGCGATCGTCGGCGCGCCCCAGCTCGCCCGCTGGACGCGGGTGCCGGTGCAGCACATGCTGAGCGAGGCGACCGGCCTGCCGGTGACCCTGGACAACGACGCCACCGCCGCCGCGGTCGGCGAACGCTGGTCGGGCAAGGGCAAGGGCGTGGCGGACTTCGCGTACTTCTTCTTCGGCACCGGCATCGGCGGCGGCCTCATCCTCAACCACCAGGTGTACCGGGGCGGTTCACTCAACGCGGGCGAGTTCGGACACTCCTCGGTGCTGCCCGAGGGACCGGAGTGCTACTGCGGCAACCGGGGGTGCCTGGAGCGGCTCGTGAACCCCACGGCGATCGTCGCCGAGGTGCACCGCAGGCTTGCCGCAGAACCGCATCCGGACAGTGCGCTGGCCCGGGTGTTCGCCGAGGATCCCGAGGCGGTCGACCACGCCGCCATCGGGGTGGCCGCGGCGGCCGGCGACCCGGTCGCGGCGGCGGTCATCGACGAGACCGCGGAGCACGTCGCCTCGGTCGCGGTCGACATCGCCAACTTCCTCGACGTGGACCTGATCGTCCTCGGCGGCCACGGCATCCAGCACGTCGAGTCCCGGTACGTCGAGGTCGTCGCCGCCGCGCTGGCCGCACGGCCGTTGTCCCGTCATGTCCGGGTCGTCGAGGTCGAGGCGTCCTGGCTCGGCACGGACGCGGCGGTGGTGGGCAGCGCGGCACTCGTCCTGCACGCCACGTACTCCCCGCGACTGTCGGCCCTGCTGGGCACGGAGGCGGCCTCCGGCGGGATGTGA
- a CDS encoding PP2C family protein-serine/threonine phosphatase, whose protein sequence is MSHARNHGGDHFPTRLFRSFRHRVVGPLLPVLILLVIMLVGLFGEAGMIWLPLLAAGPALAATTNGPRGVFCVGLLAAVVGTTLGARVGAPGREVAAVLAALVAVTLASALASALRGRRERVLADVRSVAEAAQHALLRPVRATVGPFEVAVRYSAAAAEARIGGDLYALVPTPFGVRLIVGDVRGKGLPAVGTAALVLGVFREAAYDEPDLLAVVDRIERSLARNLGTDDFVTAVVAGYPRPGELEVVNCGHAPPLLVSDSRSVTAVEPTHPAPPLGLRALTDQTPSLQVLPFADGDQLLLYTDGVVEARDGHREFYPLVEGLSRHLCDEPERTVDAIHEELLAHVGGRLHDDAALLLIRKPVAAAPSVPQQAGPEELLGDQAA, encoded by the coding sequence ATGAGTCATGCGCGCAACCATGGCGGCGACCACTTCCCGACACGGCTGTTCCGATCGTTCAGGCACCGGGTGGTGGGTCCTCTGCTGCCGGTCCTGATCCTTCTCGTCATCATGCTCGTCGGTCTCTTCGGCGAGGCGGGGATGATCTGGCTGCCTCTGCTGGCGGCGGGGCCCGCGCTGGCCGCCACCACGAACGGCCCCCGCGGCGTCTTCTGCGTCGGCCTCCTCGCCGCGGTGGTCGGCACCACGCTCGGCGCCCGGGTGGGTGCTCCCGGCCGCGAGGTGGCGGCCGTCCTGGCCGCCCTGGTGGCCGTCACCCTGGCCAGTGCCCTGGCCAGCGCGCTGCGCGGACGCCGCGAGCGGGTCCTCGCGGACGTCCGGTCGGTGGCCGAGGCCGCCCAGCACGCGCTGCTCAGGCCGGTCCGGGCGACCGTCGGTCCCTTCGAGGTCGCCGTCCGTTACAGCGCCGCGGCCGCGGAGGCCAGGATCGGCGGCGATCTCTACGCGCTGGTGCCCACGCCCTTCGGCGTACGGCTGATCGTCGGTGATGTGCGAGGCAAGGGGCTGCCCGCCGTCGGGACCGCCGCACTCGTCCTGGGTGTCTTCCGGGAGGCCGCCTACGACGAACCCGATCTCCTCGCCGTCGTCGACCGGATCGAGCGGAGCCTCGCGCGCAACCTCGGTACGGACGACTTCGTCACCGCCGTGGTCGCCGGATACCCGCGCCCGGGCGAGCTGGAGGTGGTGAACTGCGGACACGCGCCGCCGCTGCTGGTGAGCGACTCCCGAAGCGTCACGGCGGTGGAGCCCACGCACCCCGCGCCGCCTCTCGGGCTGCGCGCCCTCACCGACCAGACGCCGAGCCTTCAGGTACTGCCCTTCGCCGACGGGGACCAACTGCTGCTCTACACGGACGGGGTCGTCGAAGCCCGGGACGGTCACCGCGAGTTCTACCCGCTCGTCGAGGGCCTCTCACGCCACCTCTGCGACGAGCCGGAGCGCACGGTGGACGCGATCCACGAGGAACTGCTGGCACACGTCGGCGGTCGGCTCCACGACGACGCGGCCCTGCTCCTGATCCGCAAGCCGGTCGCCGCCGCGCCCTCGGTCCCCCAACAGGCTGGCCCGGAGGAACTGTTGGGTGACCAGGCGGCATGA
- a CDS encoding restriction endonuclease — protein sequence MAVPPHDPQSARSPRRFELRSTAVYFVLLAILLVLLGTVARTVVAAAERRPGWAVAVVLVGAAAVLAGWRGQRRVSAARLARRTARSLEAATETVVDALDAAPAVVCAGPAGAGLDMAPTIRLDQPLDDVQAVTEEIRYEEVDPYELDPYEFEQAIAELCRRDGCTEVEVVGGAGDLGADVVARTPDGRVLVIQCKRYGDTHRVGSQDMQRFGGTCFPVHGAEVAAVVTTGDFTAPAVDYARQCGIVCVDGEDLRQWREAAGPRLWEPEFVAG from the coding sequence ATGGCCGTACCGCCGCACGATCCGCAGTCCGCGCGCAGTCCGCGGCGGTTCGAACTCCGTTCCACCGCCGTGTACTTCGTGCTGCTCGCCATTCTGCTGGTCCTGCTGGGCACAGTCGCCCGCACCGTCGTGGCCGCGGCGGAGCGCCGCCCCGGCTGGGCTGTCGCGGTCGTGCTCGTCGGCGCCGCCGCTGTCCTCGCCGGGTGGCGCGGGCAGCGCAGGGTCTCGGCGGCGAGGCTCGCGCGCCGCACCGCGAGGTCCCTGGAGGCAGCCACGGAGACGGTGGTCGACGCCCTCGACGCCGCGCCTGCCGTGGTGTGCGCGGGTCCGGCCGGCGCGGGACTCGACATGGCGCCGACGATCCGGCTCGATCAGCCCCTCGACGACGTGCAGGCGGTCACCGAGGAGATCCGCTACGAGGAGGTGGACCCCTACGAGCTGGACCCCTACGAGTTCGAGCAGGCGATAGCCGAGCTGTGCCGGCGCGACGGCTGCACCGAGGTGGAGGTCGTCGGCGGGGCTGGTGATCTGGGCGCCGACGTCGTGGCGAGGACTCCCGACGGACGCGTGCTCGTGATCCAGTGCAAGCGGTACGGCGACACCCACCGCGTCGGTTCCCAGGACATGCAGCGCTTCGGCGGGACGTGCTTCCCCGTGCACGGGGCCGAGGTCGCGGCGGTCGTCACCACCGGCGACTTCACGGCGCCCGCCGTCGACTACGCGCGGCAATGCGGCATCGTGTGCGTGGACGGAGAGGATCTCCGGCAGTGGCGGGAAGCGGCGGGCCCGAGGCTGTGGGAGCCGGAGTTCGTGGCGGGCTGA
- a CDS encoding IclR family transcriptional regulator: protein MGVRDGPTLITSVQRAFRLLEAASAHENGAPAKQLARETGLPLATAYHLLRTLVHDGYLRKLPDGGFVMGDRLQTLHTAGHGQALLNRIRPALAALRDELATAAYLTFYEDGEIRVAEIVDGPRAPRVDLWVGFEDAGHATALGKSVLRELDEEARKDYLSRHHLADLTPRTITSAPELLRQLDSSPVAPAVTDLEEYALGTVCVAVPVWSGDTLGSLGVSLPVDRLSRLERVRERLLPTASRVTRGLSLTM from the coding sequence ATGGGTGTGCGGGACGGTCCCACGCTCATCACCTCCGTGCAGCGGGCCTTCCGTCTGCTGGAGGCGGCGAGCGCTCACGAGAACGGCGCGCCGGCGAAGCAACTGGCACGCGAGACGGGCCTGCCCCTGGCCACCGCCTACCACCTGCTGCGGACCCTCGTCCACGACGGCTACCTGCGAAAACTGCCGGACGGCGGGTTCGTCATGGGGGACCGGCTGCAGACCCTGCACACCGCCGGCCACGGGCAGGCGCTGCTCAACCGGATCCGGCCCGCCCTCGCCGCGCTGCGGGACGAACTCGCGACCGCCGCCTACCTCACCTTCTACGAGGACGGGGAGATCCGGGTCGCCGAGATCGTCGACGGCCCCCGGGCGCCCCGCGTGGACCTCTGGGTCGGATTCGAGGACGCGGGACACGCCACCGCGCTCGGCAAGTCGGTACTGCGGGAACTGGACGAGGAAGCCCGCAAGGACTACCTCTCCCGCCATCACCTCGCCGACCTCACGCCGAGGACCATCACCAGCGCCCCCGAACTGCTGCGGCAACTGGACTCCTCGCCGGTGGCCCCGGCCGTCACCGACCTGGAGGAGTACGCCCTCGGCACGGTCTGTGTCGCCGTGCCCGTCTGGAGCGGCGACACCCTCGGCTCGCTCGGCGTCTCGCTGCCGGTCGACCGGCTGTCGCGGCTGGAGCGGGTGCGGGAGCGGCTGCTCCCGACCGCGAGCCGCGTGACCAGGGGACTTTCCCTGACGATGTGA
- a CDS encoding LacI family DNA-binding transcriptional regulator, with protein MDSTPKRKRVTITDVARHAGVSTAAVSKVLRNAYGVSPAMRERVRAAMAELHYRPHAAARGMRGRTYTIGVLLDNIRNSFFADILEGIRDQLLDSEYTVLIGAAGFGADDQTRTIRSMVDRQMDGLILIAPGAPRSEVLTMAAVTPTVVIGHHDTAEVHDSVVDADGTGAGLTVDHLVSLGHRRIALVASPGTRASLWKRTPEIVLTRGYLEAMERHGLQEQAHVLQAAYSDDGGYKAGMQLLTGAEPPTAIMTGADVAALGVLRAADGLGLRVPEDLSLAGYNNTATAALAPVQLTSVDQAGHTMGATAAKMLIERVEGQRDRAMQTTMTPRLVVRRSTASPRTAGG; from the coding sequence ATGGACTCGACGCCGAAGCGGAAACGCGTCACGATCACGGACGTGGCGCGGCACGCCGGCGTCTCCACCGCGGCGGTCTCCAAGGTGCTGCGCAACGCCTACGGGGTGAGCCCCGCCATGCGGGAGCGGGTCCGCGCCGCCATGGCCGAACTCCACTACCGACCGCACGCCGCGGCCCGCGGCATGCGGGGGCGCACCTACACGATCGGCGTCCTGCTGGACAACATCCGCAACTCCTTCTTCGCCGACATCCTCGAGGGGATCCGCGACCAGCTGCTCGACAGCGAGTACACCGTCCTGATCGGAGCGGCCGGGTTCGGAGCGGACGACCAGACCAGGACCATCCGGTCCATGGTCGACCGTCAGATGGACGGCCTGATCCTGATCGCCCCCGGAGCGCCGCGCAGTGAGGTCCTCACCATGGCGGCCGTCACCCCCACGGTCGTCATCGGCCATCACGACACCGCGGAGGTGCACGACTCGGTGGTGGACGCCGACGGCACCGGAGCGGGACTGACGGTGGACCATCTCGTGTCCCTCGGCCACCGCAGGATCGCCCTGGTGGCCTCGCCCGGAACCAGGGCGAGCCTGTGGAAGCGCACCCCGGAAATCGTGCTGACCAGGGGCTACCTGGAGGCGATGGAGCGGCACGGCCTCCAGGAGCAGGCCCACGTCCTCCAGGCGGCCTACTCCGACGACGGCGGCTACAAGGCCGGCATGCAACTGCTGACCGGTGCCGAGCCGCCCACCGCCATCATGACCGGCGCGGACGTGGCTGCCCTGGGTGTGCTGCGCGCGGCCGACGGGCTGGGACTGCGCGTCCCGGAGGATCTGTCCCTGGCCGGTTACAACAACACCGCCACCGCGGCCCTGGCTCCGGTACAGCTCACCAGCGTCGACCAGGCCGGCCACACGATGGGGGCCACCGCCGCCAAGATGCTCATCGAGCGCGTGGAAGGGCAACGGGACCGCGCCATGCAGACGACGATGACGCCTCGTCTGGTCGTCCGCCGCAGCACGGCCTCGCCTCGCACCGCTGGAGGGTGA
- a CDS encoding alpha/beta hydrolase, whose amino-acid sequence MREEAGGEALGEAGGSASALVVRHRPAGSPGAAVVVLHGGREHSREASRGWHLAALRMRPVLRAAAAATDRQDVLVGEVRYRYRGWNATADPVHDTVRALDELRRSVGEVPVTLVGHSMGGRAALRAAADPAVRGVLALAPWCPTGEPVGHLRGKRIVVLHGDRDRVTDPGQSADYVRRARQAAAQAGIVLVRGGDHAMLRRCADWHRATAAIVAQLLGTEPVVEGLAGEACAAEGPLSW is encoded by the coding sequence GTGCGCGAGGAAGCGGGCGGAGAAGCACTCGGGGAAGCGGGCGGGAGCGCCTCCGCGTTGGTGGTGCGGCACCGGCCGGCCGGCTCGCCGGGCGCCGCGGTCGTGGTCCTGCACGGCGGCCGGGAGCACAGCCGGGAGGCGTCGCGTGGCTGGCACCTGGCCGCCCTGCGCATGCGTCCCGTCCTCCGGGCGGCCGCGGCCGCGACGGACCGTCAGGACGTGCTGGTCGGCGAGGTGCGGTACCGCTACCGGGGCTGGAACGCGACCGCGGACCCCGTGCACGACACCGTACGGGCCCTCGACGAACTGCGCCGGTCGGTCGGCGAGGTGCCCGTGACCCTGGTGGGCCACTCGATGGGCGGCCGGGCGGCGCTGCGGGCGGCGGCCGACCCCGCGGTGCGTGGAGTCCTCGCGCTGGCGCCGTGGTGCCCGACCGGCGAGCCGGTGGGCCATCTCCGCGGGAAGCGGATCGTCGTGCTGCACGGGGACCGCGACCGGGTGACCGATCCGGGGCAGTCCGCGGACTACGTCCGGCGGGCCCGGCAGGCGGCTGCGCAGGCAGGCATCGTCCTCGTCCGCGGCGGTGACCACGCGATGCTCCGGCGATGCGCCGACTGGCACCGTGCCACCGCCGCGATCGTCGCCCAACTCCTCGGCACAGAGCCGGTCGTGGAGGGCCTGGCCGGTGAGGCCTGCGCGGCGGAAGGTCCCCTGTCGTGGTGA
- a CDS encoding NAD(P)/FAD-dependent oxidoreductase — MRDGDIVVIGGGYAGVRLAKRLDTTARVTLVDRKEVFFHRIASLRAGVRPEWSVTPFIPYDRLLRDGRVVVGKAVGIDTDGRQVVLATGERLPYDVVVIATGADYPEPARFTGTTTEETITSLAGHQRKVAAAEHVLVVGGGPSGVELSAEIRLARPDARVTLAHAGRALLDYSGSERAGRRALAWLESHDVEVRLDSFMSPGNDFGTYRDARGHVIDADLSFWATGTTPNTLWLRLAGHGDWLNAAGHIKVDRRLRVEGRPDVFAVGDVNDATEQKITPAALAQADLAAHNIRVHLRSSGRHRKEPRLYRPVRRTPLIVPFGAADGLTVLPVPGGESAVLGSRTSVLAKAKTLMTPYMRRQLGYSAG, encoded by the coding sequence GTGCGCGACGGCGACATAGTGGTGATCGGCGGAGGCTACGCGGGCGTCCGGCTGGCGAAACGACTCGACACGACGGCCCGGGTCACCCTGGTGGACCGCAAAGAGGTGTTCTTCCACCGCATCGCCTCGCTCCGGGCCGGCGTGCGCCCGGAGTGGTCGGTCACCCCTTTCATCCCGTACGACCGGCTGCTGCGCGACGGCCGGGTGGTCGTCGGCAAGGCGGTCGGCATCGACACCGACGGCCGGCAGGTCGTGCTGGCGACGGGCGAACGGCTTCCCTATGACGTCGTCGTGATCGCCACCGGCGCCGACTACCCCGAACCGGCCCGCTTCACCGGCACCACCACCGAGGAGACGATCACGTCCCTCGCAGGCCACCAGCGCAAGGTCGCCGCCGCCGAACACGTCCTCGTCGTCGGCGGTGGGCCCTCCGGCGTCGAGCTCAGCGCCGAGATACGCCTGGCCCGACCGGACGCCCGGGTCACACTCGCCCACGCCGGGAGGGCGCTGCTCGACTACTCCGGCAGCGAGCGGGCCGGGCGCCGAGCCCTCGCCTGGCTGGAATCCCACGACGTGGAGGTGCGCCTCGACTCGTTCATGTCCCCCGGCAACGACTTCGGCACCTACCGCGACGCGCGCGGCCACGTCATCGACGCGGACCTCTCCTTCTGGGCGACGGGGACCACGCCCAACACGCTCTGGCTGCGGCTGGCCGGACACGGCGACTGGCTGAACGCGGCCGGACACATCAAGGTCGACCGCAGGCTCAGGGTCGAGGGGCGCCCGGACGTGTTCGCGGTCGGTGACGTGAACGACGCCACCGAACAGAAGATCACCCCGGCCGCGCTGGCGCAGGCCGACCTCGCCGCGCACAACATCCGCGTCCACCTGAGGAGTTCCGGCAGGCACCGCAAGGAGCCCCGCCTCTACCGGCCGGTCCGGCGCACCCCGCTGATCGTGCCCTTCGGTGCCGCCGACGGGTTGACCGTGCTGCCCGTGCCGGGCGGCGAGAGCGCCGTACTGGGCAGCCGCACCTCGGTGCTGGCCAAGGCCAAGACGCTCATGACCCCCTACATGAGACGCCAACTCGGCTACAGCGCCGGCTGA